GTAAGTGATGAGGAGATGCTTGATCGTCACTTCCATGTTCCCGGCGACCTGCTCGAAAGATACTCCCGGAGCCAAAAACCCCTAACGCTCATACTGCATCCGAAATCCGTTTTCCCCCAAGAGGTGTCGGGAGGAAGAGACTCGGTCGCGGCAAGAATCTCCACTTCCCCTTTCGCAAAAGAGATCCTTCGTCGCGTGGGAGAACCCATAACCTCTACGAGCGCGAACATAAGCGGCAGGGGCAACTCAAACCGGCTTGCTGATATCCGCAGGGATTTTCCGAGCGGGATTGATGTTATCGTTGATTCTGGTAACCTTCCACCCTCAATGGGTTCAGCGATAGTGAACCTGACGACCGCGTCACCCGAGATTATCAGAGAGGGCGATCTTTCCGTAGCTGAAATAGAGAAGATTCTTCATGGCTGAGATAGAACCCCTAAGAGGTATAAGATACAGCAAGGAAGCGGTCGAGGACTTCTCGAAAGTCATCGCTCCTCCCTATGACGTAATAAGCCCGCAGCAACGCGAGGAACTCTTCGCCAAAAGTCCTTTTAACGCCGTGAGAATTGAACTGCCCGAAGGAGAAGGCAAGCAGCGTTATCAAAATGCGAATGAAATCTATTCGAAGTGGCTTCGCGACAAGGTGCTCATAAGGGATGACGAGCCTTCAATCTACCCTTACTACCAGGATTTCGAGTTCGAAGGGCAACGCTACACAAGAAAAGGGTTCATAGCGAACCTAAAAGTTGAGGATTTCGACAAGAGAATCGTTCTGCCGCATGAACA
The Candidatus Dadabacteria bacterium DNA segment above includes these coding regions:
- a CDS encoding L-threonylcarbamoyladenylate synthase, giving the protein MTETIKETDPLVFDKLSECLTGGGVIVYPTETLYGIGCLAFDREACRRIVRIKQRSGGKGLIVLVSDEEMLDRHFHVPGDLLERYSRSQKPLTLILHPKSVFPQEVSGGRDSVAARISTSPFAKEILRRVGEPITSTSANISGRGNSNRLADIRRDFPSGIDVIVDSGNLPPSMGSAIVNLTTASPEIIREGDLSVAEIEKILHG